In Lewinellaceae bacterium, a single window of DNA contains:
- the polA gene encoding DNA polymerase I produces the protein MPEDKRLFLLDGHALMYRAHFAFIGRPLINSKGMNTSAAMGFTRTLWDLMSSQNPTHIAVAFDLSTPTFRHEMYEPYKANREDQPEDITQAMPYIEAIIKAFKIPVVTVDGFEADDVIGTLAKQAAAEGYTVYMVTPDKDFGQLVTDKIKLYKPSRQGNGVEIMGVPEILEKWGIKRVEQVIDMLGLQGDSVDNIPGIPGIGPKTAAKLLEQYDSVEGLIEHADELKGKQQERVKEFREQALLSKQLATISLEVPIQFDANRYIIEEPDREKLAEIFRELEFRTLANQILGEPEKPKPSGAGSQGDLFNQGEPAKPNIPPPPAHSVADNNIANTEHQYHLVDAPEKRATLIQLLSKQKSFCFDTETTNVDATQADLVGMSFAVKPKEAYYVPVPEKMEEAQLIVDEFKPLFEKEEIEKVGQNIKYDAIVLKHYGVELKGHLFDTMIAHYLIEPELRHNMDYLSETYLKYQPVSIKTLIGKKGKEQLTMRDVEVEKVKEYAAEDADITLQLKDFLAPRLKEEGFQKLYDEIEAPLVLALTDLEYEGVNVDADFLNEYSKELDKEIRELEEEVHKQAGANFNIASPKQVGEVLFDKLGLPYRWRKTKSGQYSTNEEKLAELHNEHPIVESILKHRGLTKLKSTYVDALPKMVNPRTGRIHSSFNQALAATGRLSSNNPNLQNIPVRTPEGARVREAFIPRDKDHILLAADYSQIELRLIAEISGDEAMLEAFQTGKDIHSATASRVFDVPYEEVTKEQRYRAKTVNFSLIYGAGAHNLSLQLDIKRSEAKELIDQYFLRYPGLKSYMDRVVEEARKQGYVKTLMGRRRYLRDIDSRNAVVRGHAERNAVNTPIQGSAADMIKIAMVNIHREFKKQKFRSKMILQVHDELVFDVWKEELETIKPIIEDLMKHTIPGLKVPIVVEMGVGENWLEAH, from the coding sequence ATGCCTGAAGATAAAAGACTATTCCTCCTCGACGGCCACGCCCTCATGTACCGGGCCCACTTCGCTTTCATCGGCCGGCCCCTTATCAACTCCAAAGGGATGAACACCTCGGCGGCCATGGGGTTCACCCGCACGCTCTGGGACCTGATGAGCTCGCAGAACCCGACCCACATTGCCGTAGCGTTCGACCTGTCGACGCCCACTTTCCGGCACGAAATGTACGAGCCCTACAAGGCCAACCGGGAAGACCAGCCCGAAGACATCACCCAGGCCATGCCTTATATCGAAGCCATCATTAAGGCCTTCAAAATACCGGTCGTCACCGTAGACGGGTTCGAGGCGGATGACGTCATCGGAACCCTGGCCAAACAGGCGGCGGCGGAGGGCTATACCGTTTATATGGTCACTCCGGATAAAGATTTCGGGCAGTTGGTTACGGATAAGATAAAGTTGTACAAGCCTTCCCGCCAGGGCAACGGCGTAGAGATCATGGGGGTGCCGGAGATTCTGGAGAAGTGGGGCATAAAACGCGTGGAGCAGGTAATCGATATGCTGGGGCTGCAGGGCGACAGCGTCGACAACATACCAGGCATACCGGGCATCGGCCCCAAAACGGCGGCCAAGCTGCTGGAGCAATACGACTCCGTGGAGGGCCTCATCGAGCACGCCGACGAGCTGAAGGGCAAACAACAGGAACGGGTAAAAGAGTTCAGGGAACAGGCGCTGCTGTCCAAACAGCTGGCTACCATCAGCCTCGAAGTGCCCATACAATTCGATGCCAATAGATACATCATCGAGGAACCCGACCGGGAAAAACTGGCGGAAATTTTCCGGGAATTAGAGTTTCGAACCCTGGCCAACCAGATTTTGGGAGAACCGGAAAAGCCTAAGCCAAGCGGCGCCGGCTCGCAGGGCGACCTCTTCAACCAGGGCGAACCGGCCAAACCCAATATACCGCCGCCGCCCGCCCACTCTGTAGCGGATAATAATATTGCGAATACGGAACACCAATACCACCTGGTGGATGCCCCGGAGAAGCGGGCAACCCTCATCCAATTGTTATCAAAACAAAAGAGCTTTTGCTTCGATACCGAAACGACCAATGTGGATGCTACCCAGGCTGATCTGGTGGGCATGTCTTTTGCCGTCAAACCCAAAGAAGCCTATTACGTTCCGGTTCCGGAAAAAATGGAGGAGGCGCAGCTCATTGTAGACGAGTTCAAACCCTTATTCGAAAAGGAAGAGATCGAAAAAGTGGGCCAGAACATCAAATACGACGCCATCGTACTGAAACATTACGGGGTAGAACTGAAAGGCCACCTCTTCGACACCATGATCGCCCACTACCTGATCGAGCCGGAACTGCGCCACAATATGGACTACCTCTCGGAGACCTACCTGAAGTACCAGCCGGTGTCCATTAAGACGCTTATCGGCAAAAAGGGCAAAGAGCAACTGACCATGCGCGATGTGGAGGTGGAGAAAGTAAAAGAGTACGCTGCTGAAGACGCTGACATCACCCTGCAACTGAAGGATTTTTTGGCGCCCCGCCTCAAAGAAGAGGGCTTCCAGAAGCTGTACGACGAGATCGAAGCGCCCCTGGTGCTGGCGTTGACCGACCTGGAATACGAGGGCGTCAATGTGGATGCGGATTTCCTGAACGAGTATTCCAAAGAGCTGGATAAAGAGATACGGGAGCTGGAAGAAGAGGTGCACAAACAGGCAGGGGCAAACTTCAACATCGCTTCGCCCAAGCAGGTGGGCGAGGTGCTGTTCGACAAACTGGGGCTGCCCTACCGCTGGCGGAAAACCAAATCCGGCCAGTATAGCACCAACGAAGAGAAGCTGGCCGAACTGCACAACGAGCACCCCATCGTGGAAAGCATCCTCAAGCACCGGGGGCTCACCAAGCTGAAATCTACCTACGTGGATGCCTTGCCCAAAATGGTCAACCCCCGCACCGGGCGGATCCACAGCTCTTTCAACCAGGCCCTGGCCGCCACTGGGCGGTTGAGCTCCAACAACCCGAACCTGCAGAATATCCCGGTCCGGACCCCGGAGGGCGCCCGCGTCCGCGAGGCCTTCATTCCCCGGGATAAAGACCATATCCTGCTGGCGGCTGATTATTCCCAGATCGAGCTCCGCCTGATCGCGGAGATCAGCGGCGACGAGGCCATGCTGGAGGCCTTCCAAACCGGCAAGGACATCCACAGCGCCACCGCCTCCCGCGTCTTCGACGTACCCTATGAGGAAGTTACCAAGGAGCAGCGCTACCGAGCCAAGACGGTCAACTTTTCGCTCATTTATGGCGCCGGCGCCCACAACCTCTCTCTGCAACTCGACATCAAACGGAGCGAAGCCAAGGAACTGATCGACCAGTACTTCCTCCGCTACCCCGGCCTGAAGAGCTATATGGACAGGGTGGTCGAGGAGGCCAGGAAGCAGGGCTACGTCAAAACCCTGATGGGGCGGCGCCGATACCTGCGCGACATCGACTCCCGCAACGCCGTGGTGCGCGGCCATGCCGAGCGCAACGCCGTCAACACCCCTATTCAGGGCTCCGCTGCCGATATGATCAAGATTGCAATGGTCAACATCCACCGGGAATTCAAAAAGCAAAAATTCAGGTCAAAGATGATCCTGCAGGTGCACGACGAACTCGTCTTCGATGTATGGAAGGAGGAACTGGAAACCATCAAGCCCATCATTGAGGATTTGATGAAGCACACCATCCCCGGCCTGAAGGTGCCGATCGTGGTGGAGATGGGAGTGGGGGAGAATTGGCTGGAGGCGCATTAA
- a CDS encoding FKBP-type peptidyl-prolyl cis-trans isomerase: MNKCREQAKRSALPAAFRRQWTTLLGILAVALVAIGVSSCNSGPGGGETTELEGGRIIQHIKTGNPTPNPGDLISFHAYVRNGDSLIFSTRQQGQEQLFQLPKEKEPGSPPNPIEQGLAMMGAGDSATVVVDLDSMPQKPRGFENANELFYDIAVLNVQSEEAYNKKRKEDRAVALDTILQSLIDEYKPGTPKELKETDSGLEYLILEEGAGEKPQAGQQVKVHYRGVLMDGTTFDSSLSRGEPIDFPLGQGAVIPGWDEGIALLQPGGKAILVIPPDLAYGQRGAPPVIPPNADLAFYVELVEVGE, encoded by the coding sequence ATGAACAAATGCAGAGAACAGGCGAAACGTAGCGCTTTGCCTGCAGCCTTTCGAAGGCAATGGACTACCCTGTTGGGGATATTGGCTGTGGCGCTGGTTGCCATAGGTGTTTCATCATGCAACAGCGGGCCAGGTGGCGGGGAGACGACCGAGCTTGAAGGCGGCAGGATCATCCAGCATATCAAAACAGGCAATCCTACCCCCAATCCCGGAGACCTCATTTCCTTCCATGCTTATGTACGGAACGGAGATTCCCTGATTTTCTCCACCCGCCAGCAGGGCCAGGAACAACTATTCCAATTGCCTAAGGAGAAAGAGCCGGGAAGCCCGCCCAACCCGATAGAACAGGGCCTGGCCATGATGGGCGCCGGCGATAGCGCCACCGTTGTCGTCGACCTCGACTCGATGCCGCAAAAACCCCGAGGGTTCGAAAATGCGAATGAACTGTTCTACGATATCGCAGTATTGAATGTGCAGTCGGAGGAGGCGTACAATAAGAAAAGAAAGGAAGACCGGGCTGTAGCTTTGGACACCATCCTGCAAAGCCTGATCGATGAGTACAAACCCGGAACGCCCAAAGAACTCAAAGAAACGGATTCCGGCCTGGAATATCTGATCCTGGAAGAAGGCGCCGGCGAAAAGCCGCAGGCAGGGCAACAGGTCAAAGTGCACTACCGGGGGGTCTTAATGGACGGAACGACGTTTGACAGTTCCCTTTCCCGCGGCGAACCGATCGACTTCCCCCTCGGGCAGGGCGCCGTGATTCCCGGTTGGGACGAAGGCATCGCCCTGCTTCAGCCGGGCGGCAAAGCGATCCTGGTCATTCCGCCAGATTTGGCCTACGGGCAGCGGGGAGCGCCGCCGGTTATCCCGCCCAATGCCGACCTTGCTTTTTATGTGGAGTTGGTGGAAGTAGGGGAGTAA
- a CDS encoding type II toxin-antitoxin system death-on-curing family toxin has translation MEYLKKEDIILINRMTIGRHGGNFVPPFNFLNQDTIDYLVEAVEGELFGVQIYPKLSDKTGLYMYNIVSGHAFQDGNKRTGLGAALLFLKLNGCQLKESLTSIEFEGKQIPRKGKTSSEILFHFTTEMASGEIILKEAQMWFEKNIKTI, from the coding sequence ATGGAATACCTAAAAAAGGAGGATATCATCCTGATTAACCGAATGACAATAGGGCGACACGGAGGAAATTTTGTTCCTCCCTTCAACTTTCTAAATCAAGATACTATCGATTATCTTGTTGAAGCAGTGGAAGGAGAGTTGTTTGGAGTACAGATATACCCAAAGCTCTCAGATAAGACAGGGCTTTATATGTACAACATCGTAAGTGGTCATGCTTTTCAGGATGGGAATAAGAGAACCGGTCTTGGAGCGGCTCTATTGTTCCTTAAATTGAATGGCTGCCAGTTGAAAGAATCGCTGACATCTATAGAATTTGAAGGGAAACAAATCCCCCGAAAAGGAAAAACCTCTTCAGAAATTCTGTTTCATTTTACAACCGAAATGGCATCAGGTGAAATCATATTGAAAGAGGCTCAAATGTGGTTTGAAAAAAATATTAAAACAATATAA
- a CDS encoding divalent metal cation transporter encodes MLKTLTFRRGLSSVLFWSIISAAFIGPGTVTAAAKAGASFQLQLIWALAFSIVATMVLQEAAARITLASGKSLGAIIAAQYPARIGRRIRLGLFLAVAFGCAAYQAGNLLGAVSGLMLVSHVPSWALLLGIGFIGVGLLWQGNTQTITRLLAAVVAIMGVAFIGTAVLQHDYGLGTVALSAFQIGIPEGGALLVIGLIGTTIVPYNLFLASGISQGQSLPEMRWGITLAILIGGFISIAILIAGTQVEGAFTFRALADAVEQKLGAHTGLLVAFGLFAAGLSSAVTAPFAAAITARSLLETDGGDWAPKSRNFRLVWASIMGIGLAFGLLDVKPIPAIILAQAINGVLLPLVVAFLILAVNDRKLLSPQYANVAWQNILALLIFFITCFLGVSNLWKAASAAFPAWIGAPNLVANLIISLGITVAIAWRVYSVRP; translated from the coding sequence ATGCTCAAGACCCTCACCTTTCGCCGCGGCCTGTCCAGCGTCCTGTTCTGGTCCATTATTTCAGCCGCTTTCATCGGGCCGGGCACGGTGACTGCCGCTGCCAAGGCCGGAGCCTCTTTCCAGTTGCAGCTCATCTGGGCGTTGGCGTTTTCCATAGTGGCCACGATGGTGTTGCAGGAAGCGGCGGCGCGCATCACCCTGGCCTCCGGAAAAAGCCTTGGAGCCATTATTGCGGCTCAATATCCGGCGAGGATAGGGCGGCGCATTCGCCTGGGGCTCTTTCTGGCCGTGGCCTTTGGCTGCGCCGCCTATCAGGCGGGCAACTTGCTGGGGGCCGTTTCGGGGCTTATGCTGGTGAGCCATGTTCCATCCTGGGCGCTCTTGCTTGGCATTGGGTTTATCGGCGTTGGGCTTCTGTGGCAGGGCAATACCCAAACCATCACCCGCCTGCTGGCGGCCGTAGTGGCCATTATGGGAGTGGCTTTTATCGGCACGGCCGTATTGCAGCACGACTATGGCCTGGGCACGGTAGCGCTTAGCGCCTTCCAGATTGGCATCCCCGAAGGAGGCGCCTTGCTGGTGATCGGGCTGATCGGGACGACCATCGTACCCTACAACCTGTTTCTTGCTTCCGGCATCAGCCAGGGCCAGAGCCTGCCGGAAATGCGCTGGGGCATCACCCTGGCGATCCTCATCGGGGGATTTATTTCCATCGCCATTCTGATTGCCGGCACACAGGTGGAAGGAGCTTTCACCTTCAGGGCGCTGGCAGATGCTGTAGAACAAAAACTAGGTGCCCACACCGGCCTGCTGGTGGCCTTCGGCCTGTTTGCCGCAGGCCTGAGCTCGGCGGTAACCGCTCCGTTTGCCGCCGCCATTACCGCCCGGAGCCTGTTAGAAACCGACGGAGGCGACTGGGCGCCGAAGTCCCGGAATTTCAGGTTGGTTTGGGCCAGTATTATGGGGATCGGGCTGGCGTTCGGATTGCTGGATGTGAAGCCCATTCCCGCCATCATCCTGGCGCAGGCCATCAACGGCGTCCTGCTCCCGCTGGTGGTGGCTTTCCTGATCCTGGCGGTCAACGACCGGAAGTTGCTCTCTCCGCAATACGCCAATGTGGCCTGGCAGAATATTCTTGCCCTGCTGATCTTTTTCATTACCTGCTTCCTGGGAGTCAGCAACCTCTGGAAAGCCGCCTCGGCTGCCTTTCCCGCCTGGATCGGCGCGCCCAACCTGGTCGCCAACCTGATCATAAGCCTGGGAATAACGGTGGCAATAGCCTGGAGAGTGTATTCAGTACGGCCATAA
- a CDS encoding GNAT family N-acetyltransferase, which translates to MHSIIEVKDKKGWRLFHKVPHVVYKEDPKWVCPLESDVEGIFSPEKNKALRQGEAACFVLLDENGEPAGRITAFIDHKRNEVLPFPVGGIGFFDCINHKGHAFTLFETAENWLREKGAKAVDGPINFGERDKFWGLLVKGFYPPLYQENYNPPYYQQFFEEWGFIPFEQVLTFRGDTSNIPMDRFNRLMEMLGRRYNIRNEHLHLDKVEKFAEDFCEVYNAAFKQYEHFKPVYPAEVIKSMEEARPIIDPKIIVMTYFNEKPAGFCITIPDINQLIKPAKGKLNWRTLPGVLWRKWRMKEYVAKGIAFGVHPDYRNKGIAGIVLGYMSRDENRQKYPVMYFTTIRAHNTEAVSVYLKMGVKIDRLHLAYRKALEAGIEVEPHEFIELPEDL; encoded by the coding sequence ATGCATTCCATCATCGAGGTGAAAGATAAAAAAGGGTGGAGGTTATTCCATAAGGTGCCTCATGTCGTCTACAAAGAGGATCCTAAATGGGTTTGCCCGCTGGAGTCGGATGTTGAAGGCATCTTTAGCCCGGAAAAAAACAAAGCCCTAAGGCAGGGTGAAGCCGCCTGTTTTGTGTTACTGGATGAGAATGGGGAACCGGCAGGGCGCATCACCGCTTTCATCGACCATAAGCGGAATGAAGTACTGCCCTTCCCGGTGGGGGGCATCGGCTTTTTCGATTGCATCAATCACAAAGGCCATGCTTTCACGCTTTTTGAAACGGCCGAAAACTGGCTGCGGGAAAAAGGCGCAAAAGCCGTGGACGGGCCGATCAATTTTGGAGAGCGCGACAAGTTCTGGGGCTTACTGGTCAAAGGGTTCTACCCGCCTCTTTATCAGGAAAACTACAATCCTCCTTATTATCAGCAATTTTTCGAAGAATGGGGCTTTATCCCTTTCGAGCAGGTGCTCACCTTTCGCGGCGACACGTCCAATATCCCCATGGACCGCTTCAACCGGTTGATGGAAATGCTGGGGAGGCGGTACAATATCCGGAACGAACACCTGCACCTGGACAAGGTGGAAAAATTTGCCGAAGATTTCTGCGAAGTTTACAACGCCGCTTTCAAGCAGTATGAGCATTTCAAACCGGTATACCCCGCAGAGGTCATCAAATCGATGGAAGAAGCCAGGCCCATCATCGACCCCAAGATTATCGTCATGACTTACTTCAATGAAAAACCGGCCGGCTTTTGCATCACCATACCCGATATCAATCAGCTGATCAAACCCGCAAAAGGGAAATTGAACTGGCGGACGCTACCCGGGGTGCTCTGGAGAAAATGGCGGATGAAGGAATACGTGGCCAAAGGCATAGCCTTTGGAGTTCACCCCGATTACCGAAACAAAGGGATTGCCGGCATCGTACTCGGTTATATGTCACGAGATGAGAATCGCCAGAAGTATCCGGTCATGTATTTCACCACCATCCGCGCCCACAATACCGAGGCGGTCAGCGTATACCTCAAAATGGGCGTGAAGATCGACCGCCTCCACCTGGCTTACCGAAAAGCCCTGGAAGCGGGTATTGAAGTGGAGCCGCATGAGTTTATCGAGCTGCCGGAGGATTTGTAG
- a CDS encoding pyridoxal phosphate-dependent aminotransferase family protein has translation MDLFAKYRENKGPLGQYSDIAHGYFAFPKLEGEIGPRMKFRGKEVIVWSINSYLGLANHPEVRKVDAEASKDWGLAYPMGSRMMSGETDYHEQLEEELASFVHKEKALLLNFGYQGILSIVDTLLARRDVVVYDKDCHACIYDGIRMHIGKRFPFEHNDIESFEKQIKKAEVVAEETGGGILVITEGVFGMQGEQGILKEITALKGKYNFRLLVDDAHGFGTIGATGAGAGEEQGVQDKIDLYFSTFAKSMASIGAFVAGDKGIIDVLRYNLRSQIFAKSLPMPFVIGNLKRLELLRENPELKDKLWRNVRMLQTGLRENGFNLGNTTSCVTPVFLSGTPFEAGNLVLDMRENYNIFCSIVIYPVVPKDVILLRLIPTAAHTEEDIRRTIEAFGAVSGKLKAGEYEKEVDISIFS, from the coding sequence ATGGATTTATTTGCAAAATATCGCGAGAACAAAGGGCCGCTGGGCCAGTATTCTGATATAGCACATGGCTATTTCGCCTTCCCAAAGCTGGAAGGAGAGATCGGCCCCCGGATGAAGTTCAGAGGAAAGGAAGTCATTGTCTGGAGCATCAACAGCTACCTGGGGCTGGCCAACCACCCGGAAGTACGGAAAGTGGATGCCGAAGCCTCGAAGGATTGGGGCCTGGCCTACCCCATGGGCTCGCGCATGATGTCGGGAGAGACGGACTATCACGAGCAACTGGAAGAGGAATTGGCCAGTTTTGTTCATAAGGAAAAAGCATTATTGCTCAACTTCGGTTACCAGGGCATATTGTCTATCGTCGATACGCTTTTGGCCCGCCGCGACGTGGTGGTGTACGACAAAGATTGCCATGCTTGTATTTACGATGGCATCCGCATGCACATCGGCAAGCGCTTCCCCTTCGAACACAATGACATTGAAAGCTTTGAAAAGCAGATCAAGAAAGCGGAAGTGGTAGCTGAAGAAACCGGCGGCGGCATCCTGGTTATTACCGAAGGGGTATTCGGCATGCAGGGAGAGCAGGGGATCCTCAAAGAAATCACAGCCCTTAAAGGCAAATACAACTTCCGCTTACTGGTAGATGACGCCCACGGATTCGGCACCATCGGGGCTACGGGTGCCGGCGCCGGCGAAGAGCAGGGGGTACAGGATAAGATTGACCTCTACTTCAGCACTTTTGCCAAGTCAATGGCCAGCATCGGCGCTTTTGTCGCCGGAGATAAGGGCATCATCGATGTCCTTCGGTATAACCTGCGTTCGCAGATTTTCGCTAAATCCCTGCCCATGCCCTTTGTGATCGGCAACCTGAAGCGGCTGGAACTGCTGCGCGAAAACCCGGAACTGAAGGATAAGCTGTGGCGCAATGTCAGAATGCTACAAACCGGGCTGCGCGAAAATGGCTTTAACCTCGGCAATACCACCAGTTGCGTAACGCCGGTCTTCCTTAGCGGGACGCCTTTCGAAGCGGGCAACCTCGTTCTTGATATGAGAGAAAATTATAATATTTTCTGCTCTATCGTGATCTATCCCGTCGTGCCGAAAGATGTGATCCTGCTTCGCCTGATCCCGACAGCAGCTCATACAGAAGAAGATATCCGGCGGACCATCGAGGCTTTCGGCGCCGTATCCGGCAAGCTCAAAGCCGGGGAATATGAAAAGGAAGTGGACATCAGCATTTTCTCTTAG
- a CDS encoding rhodanese-like domain-containing protein, which produces MEPACGQPPANRPPVKNDAFDKELTRLLSFSVPTIGVQELRDIQNEVYIFDAREEEEYLASHIEGARYLGYKNFDKQALASVPQGAKVVLYCSVGYRSEKIGERLQKMGFTDVNNLYGSIFEWVNQGYPVVGPDGKPTLKVHTYNAKWSRWVDNDKAEKVW; this is translated from the coding sequence ATGGAACCAGCATGTGGCCAGCCGCCGGCCAACCGGCCGCCGGTAAAGAATGACGCGTTTGACAAAGAGCTAACCCGGCTGCTAAGTTTCTCAGTACCAACAATTGGTGTTCAGGAATTGAGGGATATTCAAAATGAAGTTTATATCTTTGATGCGCGGGAGGAGGAAGAATACCTGGCCAGCCATATAGAAGGCGCCCGGTACCTTGGCTATAAAAACTTTGATAAGCAAGCGCTGGCCAGCGTTCCCCAAGGCGCCAAGGTCGTTTTGTATTGTTCCGTCGGCTACCGAAGTGAAAAGATCGGGGAGCGGCTCCAAAAAATGGGCTTTACCGACGTCAACAACCTCTACGGCAGCATTTTTGAATGGGTCAACCAGGGATACCCGGTAGTCGGCCCGGATGGAAAACCCACCCTCAAAGTGCATACCTATAATGCCAAATGGAGCCGATGGGTTGATAACGATAAGGCTGAAAAGGTGTGGTAA
- a CDS encoding diphosphomevalonate decarboxylase, which translates to MAVEYKNPKLVIETSKIEPGSITWRSPSNLAIIKYWGKYGLQLPRNPSISFTLDKAYTETTLAYEPKTGVDQGIALEFQFEGQANPAFEAKVRKFLESLLDVFPFLRQLRLSVRSTNSFPHSSGIASSASSMSALALCLCTLEDELFSSLEDDRAFRQKASFVARLGSGSACRSIYAGLAEWGAMGEVEGSSDLYAIPYSQEVHETFLSYQDAILIVSKGQKSVSSRAGHALMDNNPYAESRYQQARQRLHGLLMAMRTGDADAFGQILEAEALTLHALMMASNYILLKPNTLTLIEKVQAFRKDTGHPLYFSLDAGPNLHLLYPGRIKEDVKNFIDSELVSYCENGQWIADEVGKGPLQL; encoded by the coding sequence ATGGCCGTTGAATATAAGAATCCAAAACTCGTCATTGAGACAAGTAAAATTGAACCCGGAAGCATCACCTGGCGCAGCCCCTCCAATTTAGCGATCATTAAATATTGGGGCAAATACGGCTTGCAGCTTCCCCGCAATCCTTCCATCAGTTTTACCCTCGATAAGGCCTACACAGAAACAACCTTGGCCTACGAACCCAAAACGGGAGTCGACCAGGGCATCGCTCTGGAGTTTCAGTTTGAAGGCCAGGCCAATCCGGCATTCGAAGCAAAGGTCCGGAAGTTTTTGGAAAGCCTGCTTGATGTCTTTCCATTTCTGCGGCAACTCAGGTTGTCCGTTCGTTCCACGAACTCTTTCCCCCATTCCTCCGGCATCGCCTCCTCGGCGTCCAGCATGAGCGCTCTGGCGCTCTGCCTCTGCACGCTGGAGGATGAGTTGTTCAGCAGCCTGGAAGATGATCGGGCATTTCGCCAAAAAGCATCCTTTGTGGCGCGGCTCGGTTCGGGCAGCGCCTGCCGGTCCATTTATGCCGGCCTGGCCGAATGGGGCGCCATGGGAGAGGTGGAGGGCTCTTCCGACCTGTACGCCATTCCATACAGCCAGGAAGTTCATGAAACGTTCCTTTCCTACCAGGATGCCATCCTGATCGTGAGCAAAGGGCAGAAATCAGTATCCAGCCGCGCCGGCCACGCCCTGATGGACAACAACCCTTACGCCGAAAGCCGTTATCAACAGGCGCGGCAACGCCTGCACGGCCTGCTGATGGCCATGCGCACCGGAGATGCCGATGCATTCGGGCAAATTCTGGAAGCCGAAGCGCTGACCCTGCACGCCCTGATGATGGCGTCGAATTACATCCTGCTCAAACCGAATACCCTAACCCTCATTGAAAAAGTACAGGCTTTTAGAAAAGATACCGGCCATCCGCTCTACTTCAGCCTGGATGCCGGCCCGAACCTCCATTTGCTGTACCCCGGCCGAATAAAGGAGGACGTGAAAAACTTTATCGACAGTGAGTTGGTATCATACTGTGAAAATGGCCAGTGGATTGCCGATGAAGTAGGCAAAGGGCCGTTGCAGTTGTAA